A segment of the Zavarzinia compransoris genome:
GGCCGTGAAAGCCGGGGCGAAGCTCGAGGTCGTTCATCCGCCTGCCCGAAGGCCGCGCCGGGCGGGCCTTTCGAAGATTGATCGTGCCGCCACTATATCGCCCGCCGATTCGCCGTCAATTCGGGCCCCGTCCTTCATGCTCATGTCCGGAACAGCCGCGTATACTGGGTTTCATGGCGCATGGCGCAGAGGTCGGAGACCAGCGTCGCCCCGCCCAGCGCCGCGAAGGGATCGGCCGCGGGATCGAGGGCGGCCGCGCGCCCGGCCGCCGTCTCCACCACCGGCATCAGGGCGGCGATCGCCCGCTGGGCGTCGGTCTGGCCGAGCGGCACCAGGCGCTGCGCCGCCGAGACCAGATTGGCGGCGAAGCCGTGCAGATAGGCGGTGAGTGCGGCCCGCAGCGGCACGTCATGGGCCGCCGCCAGCGCCCCGACCGCGACCGGATAGGCGACATCGGCGGGCAGCGCCGCCAGCACGTCCGCCGGCCAGGCATTTTCCGAAATCAGGCGGAAGGCTGTCCCTTGCGCCAGGGTTTCCACCTGCCGCTCCCGGGCCGGGGCATTGGCCCGGGCCAGTTCGGCGATGGCGGCAAGGCGGGCGCCGTCGCCCCCCGCGCCATGGGCATGGGCGAAGAAGACCGCATCGTTCCAGCCGCTGCCGGCGGTCAGCAATTGTTCCAGCCAGTCGATCAGGGCGGCGCGATCCCGCACCCAGCCGCATTCGATGGCCCATTCGAGACCGTGGGAATGGGTGAAGGCGCCGACCGGATAGGCCGGCGACAGCCACGCCATGAGGCGATAGAGCGCCCCCTCAGTGGTCATGCTTGCAGTTCGGCCCGTGCACATGGCCGTGGTCGTGATCGTGGCTCCCGTGATCATGACCCCCATGATCGTGGCTTCCATGATCGTGGCTTCCGTGATCATGGCCGCAGCAGGCGCTGTGGTCGTGGCCGTGGTCATGGTGGTCATGATCGTGATGGTCGTGGCCGCCGGCATAGGCCCCGCCTTCGGGATCGAAGGCGGCGTCGATCTTGCTCACGGTGGCGCCGAGGCCGGTCAGCATGTCCTCGATGACATGGTCCGGGCGGATGCGCAGCGCCTCCGGCAGCAATTGGGTGGGCAGGTGGCGGTTGCCCAGGTGCCAGGCGATGCGCACCAGGTCGGCCGGGGTTTTCGCCGTCACCTCGACCAGGCGTTCGGGGGCGGCCAGCACGCGGATCACGCCGCCGCCGTCGAGCGCCAGGCCGTCGCCGTCGTTCAGGGGCACGAGTTCGGCCAGATCGAGCAGGAATTGCTGGCGCCCGGCCGACAGCACGGCCCGGCGGCGCAGCCGGGCGTCGGAATCCAGCACCACCTCGCCGACGACCGCGTCATCGGCGAAGGACCCCTTGGGCAGGACGGCGGAAGCGCGCTTCATGATCCTTGATCCTCGAATGAAAGCTCTGCCCTGTTCTTACGACCGGGAAAGCCGCGCGTCATCAGCGAACGTCACAATTCCCCCGCACCTTCAGAACAGGAAATAGCGCTGCGCCATGGGCAGCACTTTCGCCGGTTCGCAGGTCAGGAGCTGGCCGTCCGCCCGGACCTCGTAGGTTTCGGGATCGACCTCGATCACCGGGCAGGCGTCGTTCAGCACCATGGCCGCCTTCGCCGCCGTCAGGCGCGTGTTCTCCACCGCGGCCAGGGTGCGCTGGAGGCCCAGCCTCGCCCCGATGTCGAGATCGAGCGCCGCCTTCGAGACGAAGGTGAGGCAGGAGGCATTCATGGCCCGCCCGAAGGCGCCGAACATCGGCCGGTAATGCACCGGCTGCGGCGTCGGGATCGAGGCGTTGGGATCGCCCATCAGGGCCTGCATGATGGTGCCGGCCTTCAGGATCATGTCCGGCTTCACCCCGAAGAAGGCGGGGCTCCACAGCACCAGATCGGCCAGCTTGCCAACCT
Coding sequences within it:
- a CDS encoding urease accessory protein UreF; translated protein: MTTEGALYRLMAWLSPAYPVGAFTHSHGLEWAIECGWVRDRAALIDWLEQLLTAGSGWNDAVFFAHAHGAGGDGARLAAIAELARANAPARERQVETLAQGTAFRLISENAWPADVLAALPADVAYPVAVGALAAAHDVPLRAALTAYLHGFAANLVSAAQRLVPLGQTDAQRAIAALMPVVETAAGRAAALDPAADPFAALGGATLVSDLCAMRHETQYTRLFRT
- a CDS encoding urease accessory protein UreE; this translates as MKRASAVLPKGSFADDAVVGEVVLDSDARLRRRAVLSAGRQQFLLDLAELVPLNDGDGLALDGGGVIRVLAAPERLVEVTAKTPADLVRIAWHLGNRHLPTQLLPEALRIRPDHVIEDMLTGLGATVSKIDAAFDPEGGAYAGGHDHHDHDHHDHGHDHSACCGHDHGSHDHGSHDHGGHDHGSHDHDHGHVHGPNCKHDH